CAGGGCCAAGCCTCGACCTCCCAGCCTCGCTGCTGCAGGGCTTCGCCCAGCTCGGAGAATTGAACCGAGCTGACGACGTCGTCCGGCGCGAAGAAGTGGTAGAGCAGAACCAGTCGCTTCGCTGCCAACTTGATGACGCCTGCTGCTCTACGGGGCCCGCAACTAGGAAACCGCGATCGCCTTACGATCGACCGCGGCGGGCGCCGGAGAACTAGCCTCGGGCGCAGCTTCGATCAAGCTGGCGAGCTGCTGCTCGATCGGCTCGAGGAAGTCGATTACATCCCGCATCGACTCCAAACCGGCGGTCGACGGGCGCCCCTTGAGGCTCACCTTGCCGACCATGACGCCCTGGTAGTTCAGAGGGACCACGATCGACCACTCGTTAGGGCCGGCCTTAGCGCTGCTGTCCTCCCACGAGGCGTAGAAGTGCTCGTGCAGGCGGGGGATGTTGATAGTCATCCGCATGCCGCGGACGTCGTAGCTCGGGGCCCGTTCGCACATCGCCTGCCACAGGTCACGCCAGGCCCGCTGGCCCTGCAGCTGAATCGAATGGTGCGTCTGGTCCGTCTGGTCAGCGGCGCTGGACCGCTTCCGCAGGGAGCGGAAGCGTTTCGCGACCTGGTGCAATAGCAGGCTCAGTTCGGTGTGCCCGAACACCCGCAACGAAGCCAGCGCTCCGAAGACCGCAAAGACGCTGAGGATGGCGTAGGCCTCGTTGTTGGTCGCGTAGCTGGCAAGGGCGCCGGCGCAGGTAACCGACGTCAGCAATGCCGCGACCGCGGCCGCCTGGCTGACCGACAGGCCCCTGAGGATCAATGAATGGTGGAAGTGCCCCCGGTCGGCGGCGAACACGCTCTGGCCGGTGAGCACCCGGCGAAGCAGCGCGGCCGCGGCGTCGAAGATGGGGATCGCACACAGCGCCACCGGCACGGCGATCGCCACCACGGCCTGCTCCTTGATCGAGCAGCTGATCGAAACGTACGAGACCACCAGGCCGATAAGCATGCTGCCGGTGTCACCCAGGTAGATCTTGGCCGGCGGCCAGTTGTAGCGGAGGAAGCCGATCAGGGCGCCCGCCACGGCAAAGCTCAACGCGGCGCCCGCAACGTGACCCCGCCCCAACGAGATCAACCCCATCGTAAGGCAGACTACCGCGCCGACGCTCGACGCGAAGGCGTCAGACCCGTCGATCAGGTTGAACGCGTTGATCGCCCCGAGGCAGAAGAAAATCGCGAACGGGATAGCCATGTCGCCCAGCTCGACGCCGACGCCGGCCAGGCTGATGTACTCAAAGTGCGCGCCGCCTACCGCCAGCAGCGTTGCGGCCAGGAACTGGCCCAGCAGTTTGTAAATGCCGGTCATGCCGACAAAGTCGTCGATCACCCCGACCAGCAGCAGCACCGCCGCGGCCGGCAGCAAGCCGACGTAAAATCCATTCCATGACGGATCGCCCGCTAGGCCTCCCCAAATTGACGCCAGGGAAAGGGTGATCGCAACCGCACACGCGACCGCAATGCCGCCGCCCAGCGGCACCGATTCGGTCTGCAGCTTGCGATCGCCGTCGGGCCGGTCGATCAGCGACAGCCGCCGGAACGTGGTGGCGATGAAGCGGGTCAACGCCATCGCCGCCAGGGCCGAGGCGCTGAATAGCAATATCGTGGTGAGCGTAGTCAAGGGCAGGCTCTGGGCGCCGGAAGGCTGGCACCCGAGGGGCCGGTCCGCAGCGGGGGGCGCTGGACCGACGCAGGGGGAGGGGGTGTAAGTCAAAGGTGCTGTGCTCTATTGGCGGTGAACCGCCCCGCGGTCCGCCACAGCCCTTATTAAAGTCACCCTCTCCGTTGCGTCAAGGCGATTCCGCCCCCGCCGCGGCCTCCCTTACCCCTCTACAACTTGCCTAATCGGACCATCGACCGACTCTGAACTCGACTGCCGCCAACGCAACTCCCGCACCTTCACGTCAATCATGAGTTCGTAGGCTGCGCGCATCCGGCTGTAGTAGTAGCCAGGCGCCCCATCAAGGAATCCCAGTCGAGCGACGTAAAGGTAAAGGAACATCAGACCTGGGCGGCCGGGAAGCCGGTACGCAAGATGCTTCATCGCCTTCCGCCGACGGCTCGCATCTCGGCAGATTAGTCCGGACCAGTCGACCGAGCTTTGGATCTCCTCAAGCAGATCCTCGGCCTCGAACGAGCTGTACCGGTTGTGGCGGTCGAACCAGTGAGACACACCGTGACTGAACGGGTGGTGCAGCAGGTGCCCCTGAAGCTCGCCAGTCCCACCGTCGACAACGGCCACCGGGTTTACCAGGCGTTCGTAGCGGATCCGGTCCGGGCGGAATACGCGGACAATCCATGTTGGGTAGAGCTGTGACCGGCGGAGCCAGCGTCCCATAAAGTAGTCCTTGCGACGCACGCGGAAGGCAGACTCCTGCGCCGACGCCACAGCCCGCTGCGTGACCTCCTGGCGCAACTCATCATCGCACTGCTCATCGGCATCGATATACAAGACCCAAGGGTGCTTGAAGTCGATGTTCCCCACCGCCCAGTTCTGATGGGCCGACCAGTTGTCGAACTTGCGCGTCACCACACGCGCGCCCAGTCCGCGCGAGATCTCGGTCGTCCGATCGGTGCTCTCCGAATCGTACACGACGATATCGTCCGACCAAGCAACCGACCCTAGGCAGCGGCGGATGTTTGATTCCTCGTTCTTCGTCAGGATCAAAACTGATACCAACTATCCGACCTTTCTGGCTATCGCAATCATTGACTTGGCAAGGGCCGGAACGCGACCGACTCGGCGGAAGCGGATGTCTTGGAACCCAGCCTCTTCCAACAACGAAGTTAGCGTGGCAATCGACCAGAACTTGATGTGCCCATGGTCCCATAGGGCCGTGAAGTGCTTGTCCATGGTCCCAGATAGCGCCATCACGCAATTCTTGATGTAGCCGTGGTAGGGCGTGGAGACAATGGCTACGCCGCCAGGCTCAACTAGCGAATAGAGCGTTGCCGCGTAGTCGCGCGGGGCGTACACGTGCTCGACCACTTCAAGGCTTATGACAAGTGGGGATGCGCCATACACA
This genomic interval from Posidoniimonas corsicana contains the following:
- a CDS encoding class I SAM-dependent methyltransferase, with the translated sequence MKQVDEISGYKYEGSGQNCSHAYLLPAVDEEVKRHAESQGGARRLFDLGCGNGSVAHHFARQGFNVSGVDVSSEGIAQAKAAYPDLRLEVGSAYDDLAPVYGASPLVISLEVVEHVYAPRDYAATLYSLVEPGGVAIVSTPYHGYIKNCVMALSGTMDKHFTALWDHGHIKFWSIATLTSLLEEAGFQDIRFRRVGRVPALAKSMIAIARKVG
- a CDS encoding MraY family glycosyltransferase, whose amino-acid sequence is MTTLTTILLFSASALAAMALTRFIATTFRRLSLIDRPDGDRKLQTESVPLGGGIAVACAVAITLSLASIWGGLAGDPSWNGFYVGLLPAAAVLLLVGVIDDFVGMTGIYKLLGQFLAATLLAVGGAHFEYISLAGVGVELGDMAIPFAIFFCLGAINAFNLIDGSDAFASSVGAVVCLTMGLISLGRGHVAGAALSFAVAGALIGFLRYNWPPAKIYLGDTGSMLIGLVVSYVSISCSIKEQAVVAIAVPVALCAIPIFDAAAALLRRVLTGQSVFAADRGHFHHSLILRGLSVSQAAAVAALLTSVTCAGALASYATNNEAYAILSVFAVFGALASLRVFGHTELSLLLHQVAKRFRSLRKRSSAADQTDQTHHSIQLQGQRAWRDLWQAMCERAPSYDVRGMRMTINIPRLHEHFYASWEDSSAKAGPNEWSIVVPLNYQGVMVGKVSLKGRPSTAGLESMRDVIDFLEPIEQQLASLIEAAPEASSPAPAAVDRKAIAVS
- a CDS encoding glycosyltransferase family 2 protein, with amino-acid sequence MILTKNEESNIRRCLGSVAWSDDIVVYDSESTDRTTEISRGLGARVVTRKFDNWSAHQNWAVGNIDFKHPWVLYIDADEQCDDELRQEVTQRAVASAQESAFRVRRKDYFMGRWLRRSQLYPTWIVRVFRPDRIRYERLVNPVAVVDGGTGELQGHLLHHPFSHGVSHWFDRHNRYSSFEAEDLLEEIQSSVDWSGLICRDASRRRKAMKHLAYRLPGRPGLMFLYLYVARLGFLDGAPGYYYSRMRAAYELMIDVKVRELRWRQSSSESVDGPIRQVVEG